In Helicoverpa armigera isolate CAAS_96S chromosome 20, ASM3070526v1, whole genome shotgun sequence, one DNA window encodes the following:
- the Alph gene encoding protein phosphatase 1B has translation MGAFLNKPETKKYNENGEGNGLRYGVASMQGWRVEMEDAHHAQLTLNGTLSDWSYFAVFDGHAGARVSAHCADNLLECILQTDEFRREDIAEAIRAGFLDLDKKMRELPELSNGEEKSGSTAVCAFVSPKQIYIANCGDSRAVLARNGVPIFATRDHKPELPSEKSRIVQAGGSVMIQRVNGSLAVSRALGDYEYKKVMNRGPCEQLVSPEPEVSVHERNEVEDEFLVLACDGVWDVMSNEALCAYIHSLLQLTDDLVAVTNQVIDTCLYKGSKDNMSIVLVVFPSAPKPNPEAQRADRELDETLRQRLTALIERSAGSEEREDSSSHFSWVLKQLVQENIQGLPPGGGLAAKQSLLDKIYREFYPDHPDSSETFDCQTELADAFSAN, from the exons ATGGGGGCGTTTTTGAATAAGCCCGAGACTAAGAAGTACAACGAGAACGGGGAAGGCAATGGTCTTCGCTATGGCGTGGCGTCGATGCAGGGTTGGCGCGTTGAGATGGAGGATGCGCATCACGCGCAGCTAACTCTGAATGGTACTCTATCGGACTGGTCTTATTTCGCGGTGTTTGACGGGCATGCGGGAGCGCGGGTGTCAGCGCATTGCGCGGATAATCTCCTCGAGTGTATCCTTCAGACGGACGAGTTCCGGCGCGAGGATATAGCCGAGGCTATCCGCGCTGGCTTCCTGGACCTGGACAAGAAGATGCGGGAGTTGCCGGAGCTGTCCAACGGCGAGGAGAAGTCGGGCTCCACGGCTGTGTGCGCCTTTGTGTCTCCCAAACAGATATACATAGCGAACTGCGGCGACTCGCGCGCAGTGCTCGCTCGCAATGGGGTGCCGATATTCGCGACGCGAGACCACAAGCCGGAGCTGCCGTCGGAGAAGTCGCGTATCGTGCAAGCCGGCGGTTCGGTCATGATTCAGCGCGTGAACGGGAGCTTAGCTGTGTCCAGGGCACTGGGTGATTACGAGTATAAGAAGGTGATGAACCGTGGGCCCTGCGAGCAGCTAGTGTCCCCGGAGCCTGAGGTGTCTGTACATGAGCGGAATGAGGTGGAGGATGAGTTCTTGGTGCTGGCCTGCGATGGTGTGTGGGATGTGATGAGCAATGAGGCACTGTGTGCGTACATACACTCACTGCTCCAGCTGACGGATGACCTTGTGGCCGTCACCAACCAGGTCATCGACACCTGCCTGTATAAG GGCAGCAAAGACAACATGAGCATCGTGCTGGTGGTGTTCCCTTCAGCGCCGAAGCCGAACCCTGAGGCTCAGCGCGCCGACCGGGAGCTCGACGAGACGCTCCGACAGAGGCTCACAG CGTTGATCGAGCGCAGCGCCGGCAGCGAGGAGCGCGAGGACTCGTCGAGTCACTTCTCGTGGGTGCTGAAGCAGCTCGTGCAGGAGAACATACAGGGCCTGCCGCCCGGCGGGGGTCTGGCTGCCAA GCAATCGCTACTGGACAAAATATACAGGGAGTTCTATCCTGACCACCCCGACAGTTCGGAGACGTTCGACTGTCAGACCGAGTTGGCCGACGCCTTCAGCGCGAACTAA